A stretch of DNA from Hydrogenophaga sp. SL48:
CACGCCCGCCCAGCACAGGCGCACCACGGCCTCGGGATCGAAGTCGAAACGGCGCATGAAACGGTTGCCGCGCATGACCCGGATCAGCGGCGCGATCGGGTAGACGCGAAAGCCGTAGAGCGAGTCGCCCACGCCCATCCACAGCGTTTCCAGGTTGGCCCAGCCGTTGGACACCTTGCGTCCGTTGACGCGCAGCGCGGGCGCTTCGGGGCCGAACACCGGCTTGCCCAGCACCATGGTGCCGGCGTCGCGCTGCGATGCGGCCATGAAGGTGGGGATCAGGTCGGCCGGGTGCTGCCCGTCGGAGTCCATGGTGAGCGCGTGCGTGAAACCGGCCTGGGCCGCGAGCGAAATGCCTTCGAGCACGGCGGCGCCCTTGCCCTGGTTCTGCGGCAGCACGATCACCTTGAGACCCGGGTCATCTTGCGCAAGGGCCTGCAGGCTTTGGTCGGTGCCGTCGGTGCTGCCATCGACCACGACCCAGACGGGGGCCC
This window harbors:
- a CDS encoding glycosyltransferase family 2 protein; this translates as MTERTTPNPSTTHLVLIPSYNPGPGVLETVRQARAQWAPVWVVVDGSTDGTDQSLQALAQDDPGLKVIVLPQNQGKGAAVLEGISLAAQAGFTHALTMDSDGQHPADLIPTFMAASQRDAGTMVLGKPVFGPEAPALRVNGRKVSNGWANLETLWMGVGDSLYGFRVYPIAPLIRVMRGNRFMRRFDFDPEAVVRLCWAGVRPVNIDAPVRYLSAEEGGVSHFKYLRDNTLLTWMHTRLFIGFVLRLPVLIWRRLNHSGNRA